The Magnetococcales bacterium genome segment TTTGTCCCGAACCCGGTCCTGAATGATACGACGGGTCAGGTCATCGAGGCGGGGGAGAAGGTCGGCATTTTCCAGTTCCTTGCGCAGGTGGCGGCAGAGGCGGCGGATGTCCTGAGCGGGAAAGTAAGCGCGATGGTTGCGGAATCGGGAACAGGTGCAGGTCAACATTTCCAGGTTGACCTGATACTGCCGATGTTCGGGGTCCGGTTTCCTTCGGCTGTTGCATTCGAGCGGCGGCAGTAGATAGGGCGGGTACATGGCGTTGAGTTTGGCATAACGTCTCTGCCTGGCTCTCGGGCGCAGGATGAAATGCACGATCAACAGCCAGGCCACGAAGAGACTGATAGCCGCAAATATAACCAGGGCAAAAGGTCCATAGTCAAATGTAATGCTTTGATTCATGGATTGGCTCGTTTTGCTCCCGGATCAAGGAGGTCAATAATTGTTTGACAGCTTCCCTGATAAATTGGGGGTTGTTTTGGAATCTATTATTGGTTCCTTGTTGGAGAGAAGATCTCCTGAACGGGGTCTATCATGGTGATGTCCATCCCAACTGGCAATGGTATTTATGGTGCGATGGCTAAAACGTTCCCTTTCCGGCTCGAATGGGTGATTGTCCTTCTTCTGCTCTGTTCCGCGTCAGCCGTGGCCGGGGAAGAGCAGTCGCTCTTGGAGCGTATTGATAAAGGTTTGTTTGAGAACGCAAATCAGGTCTATTTTCAGATCACCCATCGTCGGCCCGATGCTACCGTCGAGTCGGCCCGTTTTTTTTCGGCCTGGGACGACAAGGACGGGGCTCTGGTGATGGTGTTGAGTCCGGTAGGGGTGGCGGGGCGCGCGGTTTTGGCGCAGGGGCGTCAGGTGACGGTGCGTTTTCCCGGGGAGCAGGGCAGTCACCCGGGACGTTTCGCCGAAGCGATCTGGGGGGGGGTGCTTTCCCACTACGACCTGCTGCGTCATGGTTTCGCCCGAGATCATGAGATCGTTTCCATGGAGAAAAGCCGTGGTGACGAGGTGGTGCTGACCCTTAAGGCCAAATGGCCCGAAATGCCCTATGCCACCCTCCGGTTGACGGTGGATACCCGCCGCGGCGTACCCGTTGAGGAGCAGCAACTGCAGAAGGACGGCTCGCTGAGCAAAACCATCCTTTATCAGCTTTTCGAGACCTTTGACGGAGAGTCTCCCCGCATTGCCCGGATGGAGGCGATCAATGGGCTGAATCCGGGTTATCGTTCGCTTCTGGAGGTCGGGGCCGTGCGAAAGGAGTCGCTGCCGGCAGGAGCCTTTCAACCCAACGCCTTGGCCAATGTGGGCAAGTTCCTGAGTCCTTGAGCGACCCCATTGAAAAGTGGCCGCCAGCGAACCGCTTCGAGTTGACTTGGTGACTGGCTTCCCCCATGATGGCGGGATTTGGCATGATGTGATGGAATGAAGAAACCGGTGGAGGAGAGAAGCATTGAGCAAAGAGGATGTCATCGAAATGGAAGGGACGGTTCTGGAGAACCTGCCCAATGCCATGTTCAAAGTGGAACTGGAGAACAAACACGCCCTCCTATGTCACATCTCCGGTAGGATGCGCAAGCACTATATCCGCATTCTCCCGGGAGACAAAGTGACCGTCCAGATCACCCCCTACGATCTGAGCAAGGGACGTATCTCCTACCGTCACAAGTGATCGGCGTTTTTCCAGAATTGCCTTTCCGTTCCCAGTCCCTCCCGAAGCGAATCGGGTGCGGGGAGTGACGAAACGGAAGCTGGATAGTGTGTGAGCTCCCATGACCTACTCGGCAGCCGATATCGAGGTCCTCGAAGGGCTGGAGGCGGTACGTCGCCGTCCCGGCATGTACATCGGCGGAACGGATAGCCGTGCCCTGCATCATCTGGTGGCGGAAGTGTTGGATAACGCCATGGATGAGGCGGTGGCCGGCCATGCCAGTCGCATCCAGTTGACCCTGGAAGCCGACGGCTCCCTGACCGTGCAGGATAACGGGCGGGGTATTCCGGTGGAACCGCATCCCCGTTTTCCGGAACGCTCCGCTCTCGAAGTCGTTCTCACCATGTTGCATGCCGGCGGCAAGTTCAATAATCGCAGCTACAAGACGGCGGGTGGCCTTCATGGTGTTGGCGTGTCGGTGGTGAACGCCCTGTCCATCGCCACGGAAGTGGTGGTTGAACGGGACGGCCACGTCTGGAGCCAACGTTTTTCCAAGGGGCTTCCCGTGACCGGCCTGGTAAAACGGGAAACCACGCGCCGTCGGGGTACCCGCGTCACCTTTCTGCCCGATCCCGAGATCTTTCCCGAACCCCGGTTTCAATGGGAGCGCCTGCTGGAGATGTGCCGCTCCCGGGCCTACCTCAACCGGGGGGTGACCATTCTGGCCAATGCGCCGGCTCTGGGGGAGGAGCATCGTTTTCAGTTTCCCGGCGGGTTGAAGGATTTTGTTCAGGCCAGCAGTGGCGATCGGGAGAGTCTGGTTCCCGAGCCTTTCGAGGGTCGGCTGGATGCCTGTGGCGAAGATGGCGGTTGCCGGCTGGAATGGGCCGTGGCCTGGATGATGGGTGGCGAAGGCAAGGTGGTCTCCTATTGCAACACCATCCCCACCACCCAGGGCGGAACTCATGAAAGCGGTTTCCGCAGCGCCCTGCTGAAGGGGCTCAAGGAGTTTGCCGAAAGCCGCAATCTGCTGCCGCGCGGTGTGGGTCTCTCCTGGGAAGATCTGGAGTACGGTCTGATCGCCGTGGTCTCGCTGTTCATGCCCAATCCGCAGTTTGCCGGACAGACCAAGGAGAAGCTGACCAGCACCCATGTGGCGCGGCTGGTGGAAGTGGAGATCAAGGACCGCTTCGACCACTGGCTGCATGCCCGCACCGAACCGGCCCAAAAGCTGGTGGAAATGCTGGTCGAAAGGGCCAAACAACGGCTGCAGGACCGCAAGGTCGGTCTGGATACCATCAATCGCAAAGCGGCCACCACCCGCTTGACCCTGCCGGGGAAATTGACCGATTGCATTGCCAACAATCTGGAAGAATCGGAGCTGTTTCTGGTCGAGGGGGATTCCGCCGGAGGTTCCGCCAAACAGGCCCGCGACCGCCAGAGGCAGGCGGTGCTGCCCTTGCGGGGCAAGATCCTCAACGTGGAACAGGCCAATCAGGAACGACTCGGCAAAAACAGCGAACTGCAGGATCTGATCAAGGCCATCGGCACCGGAGCCGGGCGGTTGTACGATTCGAATCGTCTGCGTTACGGCAAGGTGATCATCATGACCGACGCCGATGTGGACGGAGCGCATATCGCCAGTCTGCTGCTGACCTTTTTCTATCGGTTCATGCCGCGTCTGATCGATGAAGGCCACCTCTACCTGGCCCAGCCCCCGCTGTACAAAATCACCGTCGGCAGCCGCAACTACTATGCCCTCGACGAGGTGGAACGGCAGGAGGTGATGCGCAAGCTGGGCCGCAGAGAAGAGAAAAATGCCGTAACCTCCCGTTTCAAAGGGTTGGGTGAAATGACTCCCGGTCAATTGCGGGAGACGACCATGCATCCGGCCAGTCGTCGCCTGGTCAAGGTGGTGGTCAAGGATGCGGCCCTGACGGACGATACCTGCGATCGCCTCATGGGC includes the following:
- a CDS encoding outer membrane lipoprotein-sorting protein translates to MAKTFPFRLEWVIVLLLLCSASAVAGEEQSLLERIDKGLFENANQVYFQITHRRPDATVESARFFSAWDDKDGALVMVLSPVGVAGRAVLAQGRQVTVRFPGEQGSHPGRFAEAIWGGVLSHYDLLRHGFARDHEIVSMEKSRGDEVVLTLKAKWPEMPYATLRLTVDTRRGVPVEEQQLQKDGSLSKTILYQLFETFDGESPRIARMEAINGLNPGYRSLLEVGAVRKESLPAGAFQPNALANVGKFLSP
- the infA gene encoding translation initiation factor IF-1, whose amino-acid sequence is MSKEDVIEMEGTVLENLPNAMFKVELENKHALLCHISGRMRKHYIRILPGDKVTVQITPYDLSKGRISYRHK
- the parE gene encoding DNA topoisomerase IV subunit B, translating into MTYSAADIEVLEGLEAVRRRPGMYIGGTDSRALHHLVAEVLDNAMDEAVAGHASRIQLTLEADGSLTVQDNGRGIPVEPHPRFPERSALEVVLTMLHAGGKFNNRSYKTAGGLHGVGVSVVNALSIATEVVVERDGHVWSQRFSKGLPVTGLVKRETTRRRGTRVTFLPDPEIFPEPRFQWERLLEMCRSRAYLNRGVTILANAPALGEEHRFQFPGGLKDFVQASSGDRESLVPEPFEGRLDACGEDGGCRLEWAVAWMMGGEGKVVSYCNTIPTTQGGTHESGFRSALLKGLKEFAESRNLLPRGVGLSWEDLEYGLIAVVSLFMPNPQFAGQTKEKLTSTHVARLVEVEIKDRFDHWLHARTEPAQKLVEMLVERAKQRLQDRKVGLDTINRKAATTRLTLPGKLTDCIANNLEESELFLVEGDSAGGSAKQARDRQRQAVLPLRGKILNVEQANQERLGKNSELQDLIKAIGTGAGRLYDSNRLRYGKVIIMTDADVDGAHIASLLLTFFYRFMPRLIDEGHLYLAQPPLYKITVGSRNYYALDEVERQEVMRKLGRREEKNAVTSRFKGLGEMTPGQLRETTMHPASRRLVKVVVKDAALTDDTCDRLMGNRPQERFRFIQERAHFSVEQLDV